The following are encoded in a window of Chitinophagaceae bacterium genomic DNA:
- a CDS encoding MFS transporter: MHMQKNSHSVFNIAVVVAALGYFVDIYDLLLFSITRVPSLKSIGLSDAQILTEGEGIIMWQMGGLLIGGIIWGIMGDKKGRLSVLFGSIILYSIANIANGFIQTADQFKIVRFIAGIGLAGELGAGITLVSELTPKHKRGIATSLVAGIGLTGAVLAFIMKENFDWRTCYFIGGGLGLALLLLRISVFESGMFHEVKKMEVERGNFFMLLNTKERLRKYVCSILLGLPTWFVIGVLVTFSSEFGKQMGIKEKIDPGKAIMYAYAAISIGDILIGFISQWFKSRKKALYLFYFITAVFMLLFFTMQWNGTAAGMYWICAGLGFGTGFWAIFVTMGAEQFGTNIRATAATTIPNMVRGMLTVMILPLFKLFRGMTDYVTGGWITAIVIMAITVIAAVLTEETFHKDLNYIEE, translated from the coding sequence ATGCACATGCAGAAAAATAGTCATTCGGTTTTCAATATTGCCGTTGTAGTGGCTGCTCTTGGCTACTTTGTGGATATATACGATTTGCTTTTATTCAGTATTACCCGGGTGCCCAGCCTTAAGTCGATCGGGTTATCCGATGCACAAATCCTTACGGAAGGTGAGGGCATCATCATGTGGCAGATGGGTGGACTGCTTATTGGCGGCATCATCTGGGGGATCATGGGGGATAAAAAAGGCCGGTTGAGTGTTCTGTTCGGTTCCATCATTTTATATTCCATTGCAAATATTGCCAACGGATTTATTCAGACAGCCGACCAGTTCAAGATCGTCCGGTTCATTGCCGGCATCGGGCTTGCGGGAGAATTAGGAGCCGGTATTACATTGGTCTCGGAACTCACTCCCAAACACAAAAGAGGTATTGCCACATCATTGGTAGCCGGCATTGGCCTTACCGGTGCCGTGCTGGCATTTATCATGAAGGAAAATTTTGACTGGCGTACCTGTTACTTCATTGGGGGCGGATTGGGACTGGCTCTACTTCTGCTGCGTATCTCCGTTTTTGAATCCGGTATGTTTCATGAAGTGAAGAAGATGGAAGTGGAGCGGGGAAATTTCTTCATGCTGCTGAATACGAAGGAACGGCTCAGAAAATACGTGTGCAGCATTCTCCTCGGGCTGCCTACCTGGTTTGTGATTGGAGTACTTGTTACTTTTTCGAGTGAGTTCGGAAAACAGATGGGCATCAAAGAAAAGATCGATCCGGGTAAGGCGATCATGTATGCGTATGCTGCCATTTCGATCGGTGATATCCTGATCGGTTTTATCAGCCAGTGGTTTAAAAGCAGGAAAAAGGCCTTGTACCTTTTTTATTTTATCACGGCTGTATTCATGCTGCTGTTCTTTACAATGCAGTGGAATGGCACCGCTGCCGGGATGTACTGGATATGTGCGGGGCTTGGTTTTGGTACCGGGTTCTGGGCCATATTTGTGACCATGGGTGCGGAACAATTTGGTACCAACATACGGGCCACCGCAGCAACCACCATTCCAAACATGGTAAGGGGTATGCTTACGGTGATGATATTGCCTTTGTTTAAACTGTTCAGGGGGATGACGGACTATGTTACCGGGGGCTGGATAACGGCCATCGTGATCATGGCAATAACGGTCATCGCTGCCGTACTAACGGAGGAAACATTTCATAAAGACTTAAATTATATAGAAGAATAA
- the ssb gene encoding single-stranded DNA-binding protein gives MIKLQVIGNLGKDCIVKEINGKNVINFSVAHTERFKDAQGNQKERTTWVECAYWTDRTGIAPYLVKGTSVYAEGSPEADAYTNKEGQAAATLRMRVQSIQLLGGGNRENQGAVQGASQGNVSNAGFSARPVVKTEAAATAAPEDDLPF, from the coding sequence ATGATTAAACTTCAGGTAATCGGCAATCTTGGTAAAGATTGCATCGTAAAAGAGATCAACGGTAAAAATGTCATCAACTTCAGCGTGGCCCATACGGAGCGTTTCAAAGATGCACAGGGCAACCAGAAAGAAAGGACCACCTGGGTGGAATGTGCCTATTGGACGGACCGGACAGGCATTGCACCTTATTTGGTAAAAGGTACTTCCGTTTATGCAGAGGGCTCCCCCGAGGCAGATGCATACACCAATAAAGAAGGACAGGCGGCTGCAACCCTGCGGATGAGGGTTCAAAGCATCCAGTTACTGGGTGGCGGCAACCGGGAAAACCAGGGTGCTGTACAGGGTGCAAGCCAGGGTAATGTCAGCAATGCAGGCTTCAGTGCCCGCCCGGTAGTTAAAACAGAAGCCGCAGCAACGGCGGCCCCGGAAGATGATCTGCCATTCTGA
- a CDS encoding VTT domain-containing protein: MPDFFFLDFHWTQLLQPQWYIENGGLLLLLFVVFAETGLFVGFFLPGDSLLFVAGIFAHEIKTDTGAIEPGIGYQVLKFLGFEPFQYSYWLDLFVLAALISLAGILGNAVGYWTGKRFGHAMYNWKDRWFFKKRYLHEAHDFYEKHGGGAIVAARFIPIVRTFAPIVAGIVDMDRKKFHFFNIIGCIAWVVSMILGGFFLQKWILSQFGFDLKEHLEIIVLAIVLVTTAPIFVKLIFGKKKKPRDAHAEK, encoded by the coding sequence ATGCCTGATTTCTTTTTCCTTGATTTTCACTGGACACAGCTGTTGCAGCCGCAATGGTATATTGAGAACGGAGGACTGTTGCTGCTCCTCTTTGTTGTGTTTGCAGAAACCGGGTTGTTTGTTGGGTTTTTTCTGCCCGGTGATTCCTTGTTGTTTGTCGCAGGCATATTCGCCCATGAAATAAAAACCGATACCGGGGCGATCGAACCAGGGATCGGGTACCAGGTACTTAAATTTCTGGGCTTCGAACCTTTTCAATACAGTTACTGGCTTGACCTGTTCGTACTGGCAGCCTTGATCTCCCTGGCGGGGATCCTGGGCAATGCCGTGGGATACTGGACCGGGAAACGGTTTGGACATGCCATGTATAACTGGAAGGACAGGTGGTTCTTCAAGAAAAGATACCTGCATGAAGCGCATGATTTTTATGAAAAACATGGCGGCGGTGCGATCGTGGCAGCCCGTTTTATTCCGATCGTACGGACCTTTGCTCCCATTGTTGCCGGCATTGTGGATATGGACAGGAAGAAATTCCATTTTTTCAACATCATCGGATGCATCGCCTGGGTGGTAAGCATGATACTGGGAGGATTTTTCCTGCAGAAATGGATATTATCCCAATTTGGTTTTGATCTGAAAGAACACCTTGAGATCATTGTTCTGGCAATTGTACTGGTAACAACCGCTCCTATTTTTGTAAAACTGATCTTTGGTAAGAAGAAAAAGCCACGTGATGCACATGCAGAAAAATAG
- a CDS encoding dicarboxylate/amino acid:cation symporter, with product MEITHQPTKRSRLTLYILIAMVLGIVVGYYVNENYEAGTVKKFSDNIKLLTTIFLRMVQMIIAPIVFATLVVGIAKLGDMKTVGRVGGKAMLWFITASLVSLSLGLILVNIFKPGVGVDITNTDMAAVSDLLEKSKGFSLSKFVEHVVPRSVIEAMATNEILQLVVFSVFFGIALTAIGKKGEPVINALDAVAHVVLKMVTYVMYLAPLGVFGAMAAAIAKNGLGILITFGKYIGEFYLGLLILWLLLLFVGYLFLKRRLPVLLRRIATPMSIAFSTASSEAVYPKLVEEMERFGCNNKIVSFVLPLGYSFNLDGSMMYMTFASMFIAQAFNITSITGDVWQQVIMLLVFLVTSKGIAGVPRASLVVVLATGAMFGLPAEGVGLILAIDVFCDMGRTMTNVLGNALATAAVSKWEGQLEHS from the coding sequence ATGGAAATAACTCACCAGCCAACAAAAAGGAGCAGGCTTACGCTTTACATACTTATTGCGATGGTACTGGGTATTGTGGTGGGTTATTATGTGAATGAGAATTATGAAGCCGGTACGGTAAAGAAGTTTTCAGACAACATAAAACTGCTCACCACCATCTTCCTGCGCATGGTGCAGATGATCATTGCGCCCATTGTTTTTGCTACGTTGGTGGTTGGCATAGCCAAACTGGGCGATATGAAAACGGTAGGCCGGGTAGGAGGTAAAGCCATGCTCTGGTTTATTACAGCATCCCTGGTCTCCTTATCATTGGGCCTGATCCTGGTGAATATTTTCAAGCCGGGTGTTGGCGTGGATATCACCAATACTGACATGGCTGCGGTAAGCGACCTGCTGGAAAAATCCAAAGGCTTTTCGTTATCCAAATTTGTGGAACACGTGGTGCCACGCAGTGTGATTGAAGCGATGGCCACCAACGAGATACTTCAACTGGTGGTGTTCTCCGTTTTCTTCGGTATTGCATTAACGGCGATCGGGAAAAAAGGCGAACCCGTTATCAATGCGTTGGACGCGGTAGCGCATGTTGTGTTGAAAATGGTGACCTATGTTATGTACCTGGCTCCTTTAGGTGTTTTTGGTGCCATGGCTGCCGCCATTGCAAAGAACGGGCTCGGTATTTTAATAACATTCGGGAAATACATCGGTGAATTCTATCTGGGCCTGCTGATCCTCTGGTTGCTGTTACTTTTTGTAGGCTATCTTTTCTTAAAAAGGCGGTTACCTGTTTTATTAAGAAGAATTGCCACACCGATGTCCATTGCTTTCAGTACGGCAAGCAGCGAAGCGGTTTATCCGAAACTGGTGGAAGAGATGGAGCGGTTCGGATGCAATAATAAAATTGTGAGCTTTGTTCTGCCGCTGGGTTATTCTTTCAACCTAGACGGGAGCATGATGTATATGACATTTGCCAGCATGTTCATTGCGCAGGCATTCAACATTACCTCCATTACCGGTGATGTGTGGCAGCAGGTCATCATGCTGCTGGTATTTTTAGTGACCAGTAAAGGCATTGCGGGGGTTCCGAGGGCTTCCCTGGTGGTGGTACTGGCCACCGGGGCCATGTTTGGTTTGCCGGCCGAAGGGGTGGGTTTGATCCTGGCCATTGATGTATTCTGTGATATGGGCAGAACCATGACCAACGTGTTGGGAAATGCGCTGGCGACCGCAGCCGTAAGCAAATGGGAAGGACAACTGGAACATTCGTAA
- a CDS encoding DinB family protein gives MNAKELLILNFEEVRRRSIKVWKSISEEDLYWKPDPDAMSCFEMIRHVLESENIYHHIILHRGVLGDYESPLASNPYTTVEDEIKNAQPYREKFLKMVHSFSLKELEEVYITRKEKNQKRRLGDYLLRMAYHESVHTGQLLDYLRTLRAPRPTVWD, from the coding sequence ATGAACGCAAAGGAATTATTGATACTGAATTTTGAGGAGGTCCGGCGAAGAAGTATTAAGGTTTGGAAAAGTATTTCGGAGGAAGACCTGTACTGGAAGCCTGACCCGGATGCCATGAGTTGTTTTGAAATGATACGCCATGTGCTGGAGTCGGAGAATATTTATCATCATATCATTCTGCACCGCGGCGTGCTGGGCGATTATGAAAGCCCGCTGGCCAGCAACCCGTATACTACGGTAGAAGATGAAATTAAGAATGCCCAGCCTTACCGGGAGAAGTTTTTAAAAATGGTGCATTCCTTTTCGCTGAAGGAACTGGAAGAGGTTTATATCACCCGGAAAGAAAAAAATCAAAAGCGCAGGCTGGGTGATTACCTGTTGCGGATGGCTTACCACGAAAGTGTACATACAGGTCAGTTACTTGACTATTTACGCACACTCAGGGCACCCAGGCCAACCGTATGGGATTAG
- a CDS encoding amino acid permease, with product MSLFVKKPLSQMLSQAEGGEGGLKRTLGAANLTALGIGAIIGAGLFVRTAAAAGQAAGPGVTLSFIVAAIGCAFAGLCYAEFAAMIPIAGSAYAYSYTTMGELVAWIIGWALIMEYALGAATVSIAWSEYLNKLFDGQIPYEWCHSPFESFTDSAGVHHSGIMNAPALIILLLLTLLLIKGTQESALVNMIIVFIKVAIVLLFIIIGWQFIKTGNQTPYLIPEGTPAVTDSAGKVIADYSGWNKHGWGGVLGGAAIVFFAFIGFDAVSTAAQEAKNPKRDMPIGILGSLVICTVLYILFGHVLTGVANWKEFVDPEKGREASVAYAISTYMTGYGWLATAVTVAILAGFSSVILVMLMGQSRIFYTMSNDGLIPKAFGELHPKYKTPYKANWILFVFVGLFAAFVPGNVAGDLTSFGTLFAFVLVSAGVWILRVKEPNIHRPFKTPIYPVVSALGVLICTAMIVGLDAQTLKVAFGWMIVGLIVYFVYSKNHSKLRNPGS from the coding sequence ATGAGTTTGTTTGTAAAAAAACCATTGAGCCAGATGCTGTCCCAGGCTGAAGGCGGCGAAGGTGGCCTTAAACGTACCCTGGGTGCGGCCAACCTGACCGCTCTCGGCATCGGAGCCATCATTGGTGCAGGTCTTTTTGTAAGAACTGCCGCTGCGGCCGGCCAGGCTGCAGGCCCTGGAGTTACATTATCATTTATTGTGGCAGCCATTGGCTGTGCTTTTGCAGGATTATGTTATGCCGAATTTGCAGCGATGATCCCCATCGCCGGCAGTGCATATGCTTACAGCTATACAACCATGGGAGAACTGGTGGCATGGATAATCGGATGGGCGCTGATCATGGAATATGCCCTGGGCGCTGCCACCGTTTCCATTGCCTGGAGTGAATACCTCAATAAGCTCTTCGACGGGCAGATACCCTATGAATGGTGCCATTCCCCGTTTGAAAGTTTTACAGACTCGGCCGGTGTTCATCATTCCGGCATCATGAATGCACCGGCATTGATCATTTTATTGCTGCTGACCCTTCTGCTTATCAAGGGCACACAGGAATCGGCACTCGTAAACATGATCATCGTGTTCATCAAAGTGGCCATTGTTTTGCTGTTCATTATCATTGGCTGGCAATTCATCAAGACCGGGAACCAGACTCCGTATTTAATTCCTGAAGGCACCCCGGCGGTTACTGACAGCGCCGGCAAAGTGATCGCCGATTACAGCGGCTGGAATAAACACGGCTGGGGCGGTGTACTGGGAGGCGCTGCCATCGTATTCTTTGCATTCATTGGTTTTGATGCAGTGAGTACGGCTGCACAGGAAGCAAAGAATCCCAAAAGGGACATGCCCATCGGTATCCTGGGCTCTCTGGTCATATGTACGGTCCTTTATATTCTCTTTGGTCATGTATTAACCGGTGTGGCAAACTGGAAAGAATTTGTTGACCCGGAAAAAGGCCGTGAAGCATCTGTAGCCTATGCCATCTCTACGTATATGACAGGTTATGGCTGGCTGGCCACGGCAGTAACCGTGGCGATCCTTGCCGGGTTCTCCTCGGTGATCCTGGTTATGCTGATGGGTCAAAGCCGCATATTCTATACCATGAGCAATGACGGGTTGATCCCAAAGGCTTTTGGAGAGCTTCACCCCAAATACAAGACACCATATAAAGCAAATTGGATACTGTTTGTATTTGTAGGATTGTTTGCCGCTTTTGTTCCGGGCAATGTGGCTGGTGACCTGACATCATTCGGAACCTTGTTTGCCTTTGTGCTGGTAAGTGCGGGCGTCTGGATATTACGGGTCAAAGAGCCCAATATCCACCGTCCTTTCAAAACACCCATCTACCCGGTTGTATCTGCATTGGGCGTACTCATATGCACTGCCATGATCGTTGGCCTGGACGCACAGACATTAAAAGTGGCATTCGGCTGGATGATTGTGGGATTGATTGTTTACTTCGTCTACAGTAAGAATCACAGCAAGCTCCGGAACCCGGGCTCATAA
- a CDS encoding LexA family transcriptional regulator, with product MSIAGQNLKYLRKLRGWTQEEFANKLRIKRSLVGAYEEERADPRLDVLEIVADMFKLTLDELLLKDLSNNSGNYMAKRRQMKMMSADRNVIHFVPVKAAAGYLANYADSEFIDELNTFTLPMLSGGNYRAFEIIGDSMLPTPSGSIIVCEKVEDINDIKNSQAYIVVSRSEGIVYKRIEKNNRTKNKLTLVSDNPQFQPYQVNAEDVAELWQAQMVISKVSTQQRWDMNSLASMVNNLQSQVSSLKKKMN from the coding sequence ATGTCAATCGCCGGACAAAACCTGAAATACCTGCGCAAACTACGTGGATGGACACAGGAAGAGTTTGCCAATAAACTCCGTATCAAACGTTCATTGGTGGGTGCCTATGAAGAAGAACGGGCCGACCCCAGGCTTGATGTACTGGAGATAGTGGCCGATATGTTCAAGCTTACCCTGGATGAACTTCTGCTGAAGGACCTCAGTAATAATTCCGGGAATTACATGGCAAAGCGCCGGCAGATGAAAATGATGTCGGCCGACCGGAATGTCATTCATTTCGTTCCGGTAAAAGCAGCTGCCGGTTACCTGGCAAATTATGCCGACAGTGAGTTCATCGATGAACTGAATACATTCACCTTACCCATGTTATCAGGTGGCAATTACCGGGCTTTTGAGATAATCGGCGACAGTATGTTGCCCACCCCCAGCGGCAGCATCATTGTTTGTGAGAAAGTGGAAGACATCAACGACATAAAGAACAGCCAGGCATATATTGTTGTGAGCCGCAGCGAAGGGATCGTGTACAAGCGCATTGAAAAAAATAACCGTACAAAGAACAAACTCACCCTCGTAAGCGATAATCCGCAATTCCAGCCTTACCAGGTCAATGCCGAAGATGTGGCAGAACTCTGGCAGGCACAGATGGTGATCAGTAAGGTAAGCACACAGCAACGGTGGGATATGAACTCACTGGCCAGCATGGTAAATAACCTGCAGAGCCAGGTAAGCTCTTTAAAAAAGAAAATGAACTAA
- a CDS encoding glycosyltransferase family 9 protein, with product MAKFLIIRFSSIGDIVLTTPVVRCLRKQLPGAEIHFLTRQAFRGMVATNPYIDKVHVLGDSFELMLHELQTEEYDYIIDLHHNLRTLRIKRSLKKVKAFSFHKLNIEKFLLTNLKINMLPDKHIVDRNLETVRSFGIQDDGQGLDYFIPEADVVDNNDLPTSHLHGFIAVVIGAALATKKLPVHKLKELCAALDHPLILLGGKEDQEDGKAIASVDEVKIYNACGKFSLNESADLVRRSKLVITHDTGLMHIAAALQKPIISAWGNTVPAFGMYPYYGKYSKQHYDVVEINKLWCRPCSKIGYRKCPRGHFKCMENIAVNDIVNLVRHRLRQ from the coding sequence ATGGCAAAATTTCTCATCATACGTTTTTCTTCCATCGGTGATATCGTATTGACCACCCCCGTTGTCCGTTGCCTGCGTAAACAACTGCCCGGTGCAGAGATCCATTTCCTGACCAGGCAGGCATTCCGGGGCATGGTAGCCACGAATCCGTATATTGATAAGGTACATGTGCTGGGAGATAGTTTTGAACTGATGCTTCATGAACTGCAGACAGAGGAATACGATTATATCATCGACCTGCATCACAACCTGCGCACGCTGCGCATCAAACGTTCCCTGAAAAAAGTAAAAGCGTTTTCTTTCCACAAACTCAACATAGAGAAATTCTTACTTACCAATCTCAAGATCAATATGCTGCCGGATAAGCATATTGTTGACCGGAACCTGGAAACGGTACGTTCATTCGGGATACAGGATGATGGACAGGGGCTTGACTATTTTATTCCGGAAGCAGATGTGGTTGACAACAACGATCTTCCTACCTCGCATCTGCATGGATTCATCGCTGTAGTGATCGGGGCCGCATTGGCCACAAAGAAATTGCCCGTTCATAAACTGAAGGAACTTTGTGCAGCGTTGGATCACCCGCTGATATTACTGGGCGGGAAGGAAGACCAGGAAGACGGGAAGGCTATTGCTTCCGTGGATGAGGTCAAGATATACAATGCCTGCGGAAAGTTCAGCCTGAACGAATCTGCCGACCTGGTGCGGCGTTCAAAACTTGTGATTACCCACGACACCGGCCTGATGCATATCGCAGCAGCTCTTCAAAAACCCATTATCTCTGCCTGGGGAAATACGGTACCTGCCTTTGGTATGTATCCGTACTATGGGAAATATTCAAAGCAGCATTATGATGTGGTAGAGATAAACAAACTCTGGTGCCGGCCATGCAGCAAGATCGGTTACAGGAAATGCCCACGGGGCCATTTTAAATGCATGGAAAATATAGCTGTTAACGATATTGTAAATCTTGTCCGTCACAGGCTCAGGCAATAA
- a CDS encoding glycosyl hydrolase, whose amino-acid sequence MQFIRSFFWLLLIFISFSGSAQKKAEADTKAKEPDSVKNISLAGLSFRSIGPAITGGRVVDLAVNPTNTSEYYVASGHGSLWKTVNNGVTFTAAFENQSSFAMGAVKIDPLNTNIVWAGTGENNNQGNVIYGDGIYRSENGGKSWKNMGLKNSEHIGGIVIDPGNSNVVYVAAYGSMRNPGGDRGIYKTTDGGKTWRRVLFVSDNTGCFEVHMDPRYSTNLYAVAHQRMRKGYTGIGGGNESAIYRSLDSGATWQKIMTGLPSENVGRIGMAVSPVNPDILYALVQAKEGSGFYKSTDRGISWTKQSSYNSAYPFYMQKIVADPKEENRIYSMDLLIQVSDDGGKTFKALGEKFKHVDNHAMWIDPSNTRHLISGNDGGVYETWDRGQTWDFKSNIPITEIYKVSTDNALPFYNVYIGTQDNNSLAGPSRTKNSSGITNSDWTFTLGGDGFETQADWKDDNILYVQSQNGGLVRYDKKSGETLFIQPVNMVDSGFRFDWDSPLLISTHDNKRVYFAANKLFRTNDQGNSWDVISPDLTRGVPQKMQRLMDRSWSIDELASKGSLANITSIAESPLDGNILYAGTGDGVIRFTTDAGKTWTRASSLPGITEFTRIHHIIASKYDKRTAYAACQAFNYGDYKPYLLKTTDGGKTWVSITANLPVKGSTFSIAEDHVNAGLLFAGTQFGLFFTVDGGNEWIKFTGGLPAATYMDIEIQKRENDLVVSTFGRGVYILDDYSPLRSLTKETIRKPAVIFPVKDALMFVEANPFGFRGKGFMGAGFYTAPNPELAAVFTYYIREEAKTLKQKRRDAEKEKQKKGEDVDYPAYDVLKKEAEQEDPYLLFIITDEQGNTIRKIKTAVTKGINRISWDMRYLPFNPVTFTPFDDSYAWNEPDKGYMVVPGTYKVSLQKYEDGNFTEMAAPVSFNCVPLNNSSLPAADKTALNAFNRKLAELTRAMSGADEYRNELTKKIPYLKRAVLDAPGVPAGVYAQVSAIQKKLNEINRQLNGDGLRARYEGAAPISLKGRTDMITGALWSTTSAPTETFRSSYNIVADGFEAVLNSLRSVTEDIKQVEGLLERYKAPYTPGRLPEWKKN is encoded by the coding sequence ATGCAATTCATCAGATCCTTTTTTTGGTTACTGCTGATCTTCATTTCATTTTCCGGGTCAGCGCAGAAAAAAGCCGAAGCAGATACTAAGGCAAAGGAGCCGGATTCGGTAAAAAATATCTCACTTGCCGGGCTCAGCTTCCGGAGCATTGGCCCGGCAATAACCGGTGGAAGGGTGGTGGACCTCGCCGTGAACCCAACGAATACAAGCGAATACTATGTTGCTTCGGGCCATGGGTCTTTATGGAAGACCGTAAATAACGGCGTTACGTTTACTGCCGCTTTTGAGAACCAGTCCTCCTTTGCCATGGGTGCTGTAAAGATCGACCCCCTGAATACAAACATCGTCTGGGCCGGTACCGGTGAAAATAACAACCAGGGCAATGTCATTTACGGCGACGGTATATACCGTTCTGAAAATGGCGGCAAGAGCTGGAAGAATATGGGACTTAAGAATTCAGAACATATCGGGGGTATTGTGATTGACCCCGGTAATTCAAATGTAGTGTATGTTGCTGCCTATGGATCCATGCGTAACCCGGGTGGCGACCGGGGTATTTATAAAACCACGGATGGAGGCAAGACCTGGCGCCGGGTTTTGTTTGTGAGTGATAACACGGGTTGTTTTGAAGTGCACATGGATCCACGGTATTCAACCAACCTCTATGCGGTGGCCCATCAACGGATGCGTAAAGGGTATACCGGAATTGGCGGGGGAAATGAAAGCGCTATTTACCGGAGCTTGGACAGCGGTGCAACCTGGCAAAAGATCATGACGGGCCTGCCATCAGAAAATGTTGGGCGGATAGGGATGGCGGTGTCTCCGGTGAACCCGGATATCCTGTATGCCCTTGTACAGGCTAAAGAAGGAAGTGGTTTTTATAAAAGCACCGACCGGGGTATTTCATGGACAAAACAAAGCAGCTATAATTCAGCTTACCCGTTTTATATGCAGAAGATCGTTGCAGACCCCAAAGAGGAGAACAGGATATATAGTATGGATCTTCTGATACAGGTAAGCGATGACGGGGGAAAAACATTTAAAGCATTGGGTGAGAAATTCAAGCATGTTGATAACCATGCCATGTGGATCGATCCATCCAATACCCGGCACCTGATCTCGGGCAACGACGGAGGTGTTTATGAAACATGGGACAGGGGGCAGACCTGGGATTTTAAATCGAACATACCGATCACAGAGATCTATAAGGTCAGCACAGACAATGCCCTGCCGTTTTACAATGTTTATATTGGTACACAGGATAACAACAGCCTGGCAGGACCTTCCCGTACGAAGAACTCAAGCGGCATCACCAATAGTGACTGGACCTTTACACTCGGCGGGGATGGTTTTGAAACACAGGCAGACTGGAAGGATGATAATATATTGTATGTGCAATCGCAGAACGGGGGATTGGTCCGCTATGATAAAAAAAGCGGGGAGACCTTGTTCATCCAGCCGGTCAATATGGTTGATTCCGGTTTTCGTTTCGATTGGGATTCGCCCTTGCTGATCTCAACGCATGATAATAAGCGGGTTTATTTTGCAGCCAATAAATTATTCCGCACAAATGACCAGGGCAATTCCTGGGATGTCATCAGTCCCGATCTTACACGGGGCGTACCACAAAAAATGCAACGGCTGATGGACCGGAGCTGGAGCATTGATGAGCTGGCCAGTAAAGGGTCCCTTGCCAATATCACTTCCATTGCAGAATCGCCGCTGGACGGGAATATTCTGTATGCAGGCACCGGCGACGGGGTGATCCGGTTCACCACAGATGCAGGCAAGACGTGGACCCGGGCTTCTTCGCTTCCGGGCATCACGGAATTTACGAGGATACACCACATCATTGCATCAAAATATGATAAGCGGACGGCCTATGCCGCCTGCCAGGCTTTCAACTACGGCGACTATAAACCTTATCTCTTGAAAACAACCGATGGCGGTAAGACATGGGTTTCCATAACAGCAAACCTGCCGGTAAAAGGAAGCACGTTCAGCATTGCAGAAGATCATGTGAATGCGGGATTGTTATTTGCCGGTACCCAGTTCGGTTTATTTTTTACCGTGGATGGCGGCAATGAGTGGATAAAGTTCACCGGGGGTTTACCTGCTGCCACTTATATGGATATTGAGATACAGAAAAGGGAAAATGACCTGGTGGTCTCAACATTTGGAAGGGGTGTTTATATTTTAGATGATTATTCGCCGCTCAGGAGTCTTACCAAAGAAACCATCCGGAAACCGGCGGTTATTTTCCCGGTGAAGGATGCGTTGATGTTTGTAGAAGCCAATCCATTTGGTTTCCGGGGAAAGGGGTTCATGGGCGCCGGTTTTTATACGGCTCCCAACCCGGAGCTGGCTGCCGTCTTTACGTATTATATCAGGGAGGAAGCAAAGACATTGAAACAAAAAAGAAGGGATGCGGAAAAGGAAAAACAAAAGAAGGGGGAAGATGTTGATTATCCCGCCTACGATGTTTTAAAGAAGGAAGCGGAACAGGAAGACCCATACCTGCTTTTTATCATTACGGATGAACAGGGCAATACCATCCGTAAAATAAAGACAGCAGTGACAAAGGGCATTAACAGGATAAGCTGGGATATGCGCTACCTGCCTTTTAACCCGGTGACCTTTACGCCTTTCGATGACAGTTATGCGTGGAATGAACCGGATAAAGGATATATGGTTGTTCCCGGCACGTATAAGGTTTCCTTACAGAAATACGAAGACGGGAATTTTACAGAGATGGCGGCACCCGTTTCATTTAATTGCGTGCCTTTGAACAACAGTTCATTGCCTGCAGCAGATAAAACTGCTTTGAATGCATTCAACAGAAAACTGGCCGAGCTGACCCGGGCAATGAGCGGGGCTGATGAATACCGCAATGAACTGACAAAAAAGATACCCTACCTGAAACGGGCGGTACTGGATGCACCCGGTGTGCCTGCCGGGGTATATGCACAGGTATCGGCCATCCAGAAAAAACTGAATGAAATAAACAGGCAGCTGAACGGCGACGGGTTGCGGGCAAGGTATGAAGGTGCCGCACCCATTTCCCTGAAGGGCAGGACCGACATGATCACCGGTGCATTGTGGAGCACCACTTCAGCGCCGACAGAAACATTCAGGTCATCCTACAATATTGTGGCCGATGGATTTGAAGCCGTACTGAATTCCCTGCGATCTGTTACGGAGGATATCAAACAGGTGGAAGGATTGCTGGAAAGATACAAAGCTCCCTACACCCCCGGGCGGCTGCCCGAATGGAAGAAGAACTAG